One Candidatus Korarchaeota archaeon NZ13-K genomic region harbors:
- a CDS encoding ATP-binding protein, protein LDRLLGVGNPEAPLFGRAFSEITLERLPAERSEEFLRAGFEQVGLRVPEEEISQAVSRLDGVIGWLTFYGYLRSRGGIEALERAVEEGSRIAASEFNHFLSNRQLARRRYVEVLRTLTRPSTWTEVKRGLRLIANVSDKQVSSYLKELIHYGFVEKKGDLYQIADPLLAEAVRRGYVY, encoded by the coding sequence CTCGATAGGCTGCTCGGGGTCGGAAATCCCGAGGCCCCCCTGTTCGGGAGGGCCTTCTCTGAGATAACTTTGGAGAGGCTCCCTGCCGAGAGGTCCGAGGAGTTCCTAAGGGCCGGGTTCGAGCAGGTGGGCCTCAGGGTCCCTGAGGAGGAGATATCGCAGGCCGTTTCCAGGCTCGATGGTGTGATAGGCTGGCTCACATTCTACGGTTACCTCAGGAGCAGAGGAGGGATTGAGGCCCTGGAGAGGGCCGTGGAGGAGGGATCCAGGATCGCTGCCAGCGAGTTCAATCACTTCCTCAGCAACAGGCAGCTGGCCAGGAGGAGGTACGTCGAGGTCCTGAGGACGTTGACCAGGCCCTCCACCTGGACCGAGGTGAAGAGGGGCCTCAGGCTCATAGCCAACGTGAGCGACAAGCAGGTGTCAAGCTACCTGAAGGAGCTGATTCACTATGGTTTCGTGGAGAAGAAAGGTGATCTCTACCAGATAGCCGATCCACTCTTAGCTGAGGCTGTGAGGAGGGGTTATGTTTACTGA
- a CDS encoding DUF87 domain-containing protein, with protein MRLIGRVADDSGEVSASVILLKGLEREVTSESLVLIENAGSGSRVLGILRRGRGRNEFLRRSGYRPEVAYLRHGGEPSSSREVYSFDIIVLGCLEGGKLRANRMIIAPGSPVYLFDEENPLELIAGSAKRLAWMRAHLEGRNDWRVPADAQYIPYHVGVFGSTGTGKSWFTRHVLIPFYIDNGYRVIVLDWSGEDYAPYLPSVRLSELALDELSILQYLSGLTDDFAGNNSLRNAFDDYVSGWVERVRGRDEVELYEDLREFVQRAVRGIRRDDWRESAERALSRVFRRLSPGDLAPLMGTRPVSEIVESGERLIAVDMSGFSNEIKLGFFLTLASELKRRMVAGQDLGIALVIDEAPQYCPHRPEGIQAQVTEEIKNLAALGRKHDLNLTLVAQGVAGEIGINAAIRRNLNTNFYGRLHPLDAAGEGSARDWLGPYGITPEYLLTLEDGRFYFTGAMNPSPVPLLITFEVEGLGGTG; from the coding sequence ATGAGGCTCATAGGCAGGGTGGCGGACGACTCCGGTGAGGTCTCAGCCTCCGTCATACTCCTCAAGGGCCTCGAGAGGGAGGTGACCTCGGAGAGCCTGGTGCTCATAGAGAACGCTGGCTCCGGGAGCAGGGTCTTGGGCATACTGAGGAGGGGGAGGGGGAGGAACGAGTTCCTCAGGAGATCAGGCTATAGGCCGGAGGTGGCCTATCTGAGGCACGGAGGGGAGCCATCGAGCTCAAGGGAGGTCTACTCCTTTGATATCATCGTGCTCGGGTGCCTTGAGGGAGGAAAGCTGAGGGCCAACAGGATGATAATAGCCCCGGGCTCCCCCGTCTACCTGTTCGATGAGGAGAACCCGCTGGAGCTCATAGCAGGCTCTGCCAAGAGGTTGGCTTGGATGAGAGCCCACCTGGAGGGGAGGAATGACTGGAGGGTCCCTGCTGATGCCCAGTACATTCCATATCACGTTGGCGTCTTCGGATCCACGGGGACGGGGAAGTCCTGGTTCACGAGGCACGTGCTCATACCCTTCTACATCGACAACGGCTACAGGGTGATCGTGCTGGACTGGAGCGGCGAGGACTACGCTCCCTACCTCCCGAGCGTCAGGCTCTCCGAGCTGGCCTTGGACGAGCTCTCGATACTCCAGTACCTCTCGGGGCTCACGGATGACTTCGCGGGGAACAACAGCTTGAGGAACGCCTTCGATGATTACGTCTCCGGCTGGGTCGAGAGGGTCAGGGGGAGGGATGAGGTCGAGCTCTACGAGGACCTGAGGGAGTTCGTTCAGAGGGCGGTCAGGGGGATCAGGAGGGATGACTGGAGGGAGTCGGCGGAGAGGGCCCTCAGCAGGGTCTTCAGGAGGCTCTCCCCCGGGGACCTGGCCCCCCTGATGGGAACCAGGCCGGTGAGCGAGATCGTTGAGTCCGGGGAGAGGCTGATCGCGGTTGACATGTCCGGCTTCTCCAACGAGATCAAGCTAGGCTTCTTCCTGACCCTGGCCAGCGAGCTCAAGAGGAGGATGGTAGCCGGGCAGGATCTCGGGATAGCCCTCGTCATAGACGAGGCCCCCCAGTACTGCCCTCACAGGCCAGAGGGGATTCAGGCCCAGGTCACCGAGGAGATAAAGAACCTGGCGGCCCTGGGCAGGAAGCACGATCTGAACCTCACGCTGGTGGCTCAGGGGGTGGCGGGTGAGATAGGGATAAATGCCGCCATAAGGAGGAACCTCAACACGAACTTCTACGGGAGGCTCCATCCCCTCGACGCGGCAGGTGAGGGGAGCGCCAGGGACTGGCTGGGTCCCTACGGGATAACCCCGGAGTACCTGCTGACCCTCGAGGACGGGAGGTTCTACTTCACGGGCGCCATGAACCCCTCGCCGGTCCCCCTTCTCATAACCTTCGAGGTGGAGGGGCTTGGAGGAACGGGATGA